A window of the Cicer arietinum cultivar CDC Frontier isolate Library 1 chromosome 6, Cicar.CDCFrontier_v2.0, whole genome shotgun sequence genome harbors these coding sequences:
- the LOC101510953 gene encoding glucose-1-phosphate adenylyltransferase large subunit 1-like — protein MVSTCVNFKTTTHVANLRKDNIFRQENGFLGERIKGGLSYSPWIINQLAICLKTNERVKKAKPGVVSAVLTSNDATETMTFQVPSFRRRKADPKNVVSIILGGGPGVQLFPLTKRSATPAVPVGGCYKLIDIPMSNCINSGINKVFVLTQFNSASLNRHIARTYFGNGINFGEGYVEVLAATQTPGEAGKNWFQGTADAVRQFTWVFEDAKHTNIENVLILAGDQLYRMDYMDLVQSHIDRNADITVSCAAVGDSRASDYGLVEVDSRGRIVQFSEKPKIDDLKAMQVDTSLFGLSPQEALRSPYIASMGVYVFKTDVLLKLLKWRYPTSNDFGSEIIPAAVKEYNVQAFFFGDYWEDIGTIKSFYDANMALTEENPMFKFYDPKTPIFTSPRFLPPTKIDNCRIVDAIISHGCFLRECSVHHSIVGERSRLDYGVELQDTIMMGADYYQTEPEIASQVAEGKVPIRIGRNTKIRKCIIDKNARIGKDVIIMNKDGVEEADREDDGFYIRSGITIIMEKATIEDGTVI, from the exons ATGGTGTCTACTTGTGTGAACTTTAAGACCACCACCCATGTTGCAAACTTGAGGAAAGACAATATTTTTCGTCAAGAAAATGGTTTTCTAGGTGAGAGAATCAAAGGGGGTCTGAGTTATAGTCCTTGGATCATTAATCAGTTGGCCATATGTTTGAAAACCAATGAAAGAGTTAAGAAGGCCAAACCTGGTGTTGTATCAGCTGTTCTTACATCAAATGATGCCACTGAGACTATG ACTTTTCAGGTTCCATCGTTTCGGAGAAGAAAAGCTGACCCTAAAAATGTTGTTTCAATCATATTGGGAGGAGGGCCTGGTGTTCAACTCTTTCCTCTTACCAAACGATCTGCTACACCTGCT GTTCCTGTTGGTGGATGCTACAAGCTTATAGACATCCCAATGAGCAACTGCATCAACAGTGGAATCAACAAAGTATTTGTACTGACACAGTTCAACTCTGCATCACTAAACCGTCACATCGCTCGCACATATTTTGGAAATGGCATCAACTTTGGAGAGGGATATGTGGAG GTTCTGGCGGCTACTCAAACGCCAGGAGAAGCCGGGAAGAATTGGTTTCAAGGAACAGCAGATGCTGTGAGGCAATTTACATGGGTATTTGAG GATGCTAAGCACACTAACATTgagaatgtattgattttggcTGGAGATCAACTATATAGAATGGATTATATGGATCTTGTGCAG AGTCACATTGATAGAAATGCAGATATTACAGTATCATGTGCTGCTGTAGGTGACAG CCGTGCATCGGATTATGGATTAGTCGAGGTAGATAGCAGAGGTCGCATCGTTCAATTTTCAGAAAAACCCAAGATAGATGATCTTAAAGCAATG CAAGTAGATACATCTCTTTTTGGATTGTCACCTCAAGAAGCATTAAGGTCGCCATATATTGCATCTATGGGGGTTTATGTATTTAAAACTGATGTTTTACTAAAGCTTCTGAAATGGAGGTATCCAACATCCAATGACTTTGGATCTGAAATCATCCCTGCAGCTGTTAAGGAATACAATGTCCAA GCATTTTTCTTCGGAGACTATTGGGAAGACATTGGaacaataaaatcattttatgatGCTAACATGGCTCTTACTGAAGAG AATCCAATGTTCAAATTCTATGATCCCAAGACACCCATTTTCACATCTCCAAGATTCTTACCACCAACAAAGATTGATAATTGCAGG ATTGTGGATGCAATAATTTCACATGGCTGTTTCCTGAGAGAATGCAGTGTACACCATTCCATTGTAGGTGAACGTTCACGTTTGGATTATGGCGTTGAGCTCCAG GACACTATAATGATGGGAGCAGACTATTACCAAACTGAACCCGAAATCGCTTCTCAGGTAGCAGAAGGAAAGGTTCCAATTAGGATTGGAAGGAACACCAAAATTAG GAAGTGTATAATTGACAAGAATGCTAGAATTGGGAAAGATGTCATCATCATGAACAAAGAT GGTGTTGAAGAAGCAGATAGAGAAGACGATGGATTTTACATCCGATCAGGAATCACAATCATAATGGAGAAGGCTACAATAGAAGATGGTACTGTCATATAA
- the LOC101500682 gene encoding uncharacterized protein, whose product MESNTKNSMHIRCNSLPSAPHPLVPQFHENLQRLKDSEATSTSSISHKLSGLMDLHDCADKLLQLSTTQQTLTLECGEKSVDDLLEGSLRLLDICSTAQDCLLRSKENMHVVQSVIRRKSVAGVEFTVEGEKYLTSRKMIKKEIQKVLRNLKGMKNELIACSSSKDNENSSIFVMLKEAEAVTVRSLESMLLFVSDSKGQSKKSIWSTMSKMMQPTRVSCDYSQESDSNEFVKVDATLQSLISHKVLSVENIHSHMENLEICIEDLEGGVEQLSRQLIRTRVSLLNIFSQ is encoded by the coding sequence atggaatcAAACACAAAAAACTCTATGCATATTAGGTGCAACAGTTTACCTTCTGCACCTCACCCTCTTGTACCACAATTCCATGAAAATTTGCAAAGATTGAAGGATTCTGAAGCCACATCCACTTCTTCAATAAGCCACAAACTAAGTGGCTTGATGGATTTGCATGATTGTGCTGATAAGTTGCTGCAATTGTCAACTACACAACAAACATTGACACTTGAATGCGGTGAAAAATCGGTTGATGATTTATTAGAAGGATCTTTGAGGCTTCTTGATATTTGTAGCACAGCACAAGATTGCTTATTGAGATCAAAAGAAAACATGCATGTGGTTCAATCAGTTATTAGAAGGAAAAGTGTTGCTGGAGTTGAATTCACTGTTGAAGGTGAAAAATACTTAACATCAAGGAAAATGATTAAAAAGGAAATTCAAAAGGTATTAAGAAATTTGAAAGGAATGAAAAATGAGTTGATTGCTTGTTCCTCAAGCAAAGATAATGAAAATTCTTCTATCTTTGTCATGTTAAAAGAAGCAGAAGCAGTTACTGTGAGATCCTTAGAATCTATGTTGTTGTTTGTATCTGATTCCAAGGGACAATCAAAGAAAAGTATATGGTCAACAATGTCTAAGATGATGCAGCCAACAAGAGTATCTTGTGATTATTCTCAAGAATCAGATTCAAATGAATTTGTAAAGGTGGATGCAACTTTGCAATCTCTCATAAGTCACAAGGTGTTATCTGTTGAGAATATTCATAGCCATATGGAAAATTTGGAGATTTGTATTGAAGATTTAGAAGGAGGTGTTGAGCAACTTTCAAGGCAACTCATTAGAACAAGAGTTTCCCTTCTTAACATCTTTAGCCAATAG
- the LOC101511264 gene encoding uncharacterized protein, whose amino-acid sequence MANTFFNPTSHHQPRSKSLPSKPHPLILQCNQHLASLEPLDVINSSSLFGGKLADLQTLHDCVEKLVLLPLTQQVLVQARQEKWIDDLLDGSLRLLDVCSVAKDALIHTKECARELQSIMRRKRGGEMEITAEVRKFLASRKVVKKAISKALENLKTNVKKGKGKLSPSSNKEHETVTLVSLLRDVEVVTLSMMESLLIFISGPAQSKPSNYWSLVSKLMMQNKKVSCTQEGDNNEFSNVDAALQSFVFHVTRKSDNVNHLQNQLENLESVVHDFVEALEALFKRFIKIRVSLLNILNH is encoded by the coding sequence ATGGCAAACACTTTTTTTAATCCAACTTCACATCACCAACCTCGGTCGAAAAGCTTGCCATCTAAACCACACCCTCTCATTCTTCAATGCAATCAACACTTGGCAAGTTTAGAGCCTTTAGATGTAATCAACTCTTCATCATTGTTTGGTGGAAAATTAGCCGATCTTCAAACCTTGCATGATTGTGTTGAAAAATTGGTATTGTTACCTCTTACTCAACAAGTCCTTGTTCAAGCGCGTCAAGAGAAATGGATCGATGATCTTTTAGATGGATCGCTAAGGCTGCTAGATGTGTGTTCTGTTGCAAAGGATGCTTTAATTCATACTAAGGAATGCGCGCGCGAACTTCAATCAATTATGAGAAGAAAAAGAGGAGGTGAAATGGAAATAACTGCTGAGGTAAGGAAATTTTTGGCTTCTAGGAAGGTAGTAAAGAAAGCAATTTCCAAAGCATTGGAGAATTTGAAGACAAATGTGAAGAAAGGTAAAGGAAAATTATCACCTAGTAGCAATAAGGAACATGAAACAGTGACTTTGGTTAGTTTGTTAAGAGATGTTGAAGTGGTAACTCTTTCCATGATGGAGTCATTGCTGATCTTTATCTCTGGACCGGCACAATCAAAACCGAGTAACTACTGGTCTTTGGTTTCAAAGCTTATGATGCAGAACAAAAAGGTTTCTTGCACACAAGAAGGTGATAACAACGAGTTTTCCAATGTTGATGCTGCATTGCAATCTTTTGTGTTTCATGTGACAAGAAAATCGGACAATGTCAATCATTTGCAGAACCAGTTGGAAAATTTGGAGTCTGTTGTTCATGACTTTGTGGAAGCACTTGAAGCtctttttaaaagatttattaaGATTAGAGTTTCCCTTCTCAATATCCTTAATCACTAG
- the LOC101512246 gene encoding uncharacterized protein, protein MAVNETKTKSSLHLRSNSFPSTSHPLISQFEDNLQRLKSSEGTSSLSSSLICHRLNEMQDLHDCIDRLLQLPIEQQALIQECNEKWVDELLENSLRILDICCTAKDCLLLSKESIHELQSVIRRRGNETGLVIEGVKYLALRKNVKKQIRKALANLKAMKNEFMASSTKKDNNSSPMLGFLKETEAVTLSSLEKLLEFTSDPKGHSKHRRWSAISKLMNPKRAVCDSQESDTNEFEKVDTTLQSLISHKSSSTENFQNDMENLEMCIQDLEIGVEHISRKLIRNRVSLLNIFNH, encoded by the coding sequence atggCAGTCAATGAAACAAAGACAAAGAGCTCTCTGCATCTTCGCAGCAACAGTTTTCCCTCTACATCTCACCCTCTTATATCACAATTTGAGGATAATTTGCAAAGATTGAAGAGTTCTGAAGGAACTTCTTCACTGTCATCATCTTTGATATGCCACCGACTTAATGAAATGCAGGATTTGCATGACTGTATTGATAGGTTGCTTCAATTGCCAATTGAACAACAAGCCTTGATTCAAGAGTGCAACGAAAAATGGGTTGATGAACTACTAGAAAATTCTCTTAGAATCTTGGATATCTGTTGTACAGCAAAAGATTGCTTATTGTTATCTAAGGAAAGCATCCATGAACTTCAATCAGTCATCAGAAGGAGAGGCAATGAAACTGGATTGGTAATTGAGGGTGTAAAATACTTGGCTTTGAGGAAGAACGTGAAGAAGCAAATCCGAAAAGCCTTAGCAAATTTGAAAGCAATGAAGAATGAGTTTATGGCTTCTTCTACAAAGAAAGACAATAACTCTTCACCTATGCTTGGATTTTTGAAAGAAACAGAAGCAGTCACCTTGAGCTCACTAGaaaaattattagaatttaCCTCTGATCCAAAAGGACACTCAAAACACAGAAGATGGTCAGCAATATCCAAGTTGATGAATCCTAAAAGAGCAGTCTGTGACTCACAAGAATCAGACACTAATGAATTTGAGAAGGTGGATACCACTTTGCAGTCTCTCATCAGTCACAAGTCTTCATCTactgaaaattttcaaaatgacaTGGAAAATTTGGAGATGTGCATTCAAGATCTAGAAATAGGAGTTGAGCACATCTCaagaaaattaattagaaaTAGAGTTTCCCTTCTTAACATCTTCAACCACTAA
- the LOC101511913 gene encoding uncharacterized protein, translating to MEALPLDTKSHFHARSNSLPSIPHPLVLQCNDHLERLRSSYETSSSSSMLNHKLEGLQDLHECVENLVQIPLMQQAFLHEPKKDLLLDGSLRMLDACTEAKDSLLHTKECMRELQSIMRRRKGGDVELRSEVKNFLTSRKVVRKAISKALAKLKCTSKTSNISSTNNKDNETVALISLLQNMEVVTLSTFESLMKFILGTTESKSSSSWLLISKLMQTKKIAYSQLEEESEFAQLDEELQSSIFSQTNKSENMKRLQNHLEKMELLIQDLEERLEFLFRRLIKIRVALLNILNH from the coding sequence ATGGAAGCCTTACCTTTGGATACAAAGTCCCATTTCCATGCTCGTTCGAACAGTTTGCCCTCTATACCACATCCACTTGTTCTACAATGCAATGACCACTTGGAAAGGCTAAGATCATCATATGaaacctcttcttcctcttcaatGCTTAACCACAAACTAGAAGGGTTGCAGGATCTTCATGAATGTGTTGAAAACCTTGTGCAGATTCCCCTTATGCAACAAGCCTTTCTCCATGAGCCTAAGAAAGATCTGCTTCTGGATGGATCTTTGAGGATGCTCGACGCATGCACGGAAGCCAAAGATTCTCTACTGCATACAAAGGAGTGCATGCGCGAACTTCAATCAATTATGAGAAGAAGAAAGGGAGGTGATGTGGAGCTTAGGTCAGAGGTTAAAAACTTCTTGACTTCTAGGAAAGTTGTAAGAAAGGCCATCTCAAAGGCCTTGGCAAAATTGAAGTGTACTTCAAAAACTAGCAACATTtcatctacaaataataaagataatgaAACAGTAGCATTAATTAGCTTATTACAAAATATGGAAGTGGTCACTCTATCAACATTTGAGTCACTTATGAAATTTATCTTAGGCACAACAGAATCAAAGTCAAGCAGCAGCTGGCTTTTGATTTCCAAGCTAATGCAGACCAAGAAAATAGCTTACTCACAATTGGAAGAGGAAAGTGAATTTGCACAACTTGATGAGGAATTGCAATCCTCCatattttcacaaacaaacaaatcAGAAAACATGAAAAGGCTACAAAACCACTTGGAGAAAATGGAATTGCTTATTCAAGATCTTGAAGAAAGGCTTGAGTTTTTGTTTAGGcgtttgattaaaattagagtTGCCCTTCTTAACATCCTCAATCACTAG
- the LOC101511584 gene encoding uncharacterized protein encodes MAVIETNPKSSLHLRSNSLPSTSHPLISQLEDNLQRLKSSEGTSSVSSSLVCNKLNGMQDLHDCVDKLLQLPIEQQYLAQECNEKWVDNLLEGSLRLLDICSTAKDSLLLSKENMHELQSVIRRRRGGETGFTVEGVKYLALRKNMKKQIRKALIILKAIKNELMSFSSKKDNNFSPMIGFLKEAEAVTLCSLEHLLLFISDPKGQSKHRRWSAIYKLMQTKRAICDSHESDINEFEKVDAALQSLISHKSSSTENFQSDLENLEMCIQDLEVGVEHISRKLIRNRVSLLNIFNH; translated from the coding sequence ATGGCAGTCATTGAAACAAACCCAAAGAGCTCTCTGCATCTTCGTAGCAACAGTTTGCCCTCTACATCTCACCCTCTTATATCACAATTGGAGGACAATTTGCAAAGGTTGAAGAGTTCTGAAGGGACCTCTTCAGTGTCATCATCTTTGGTATGCAACAAACTTAATGGCATGCAGGATTTGCATGACTGCGTTGATAAGTTGCTTCAATTGCCAATTGAACAACAATACTTAGCACAAGAGTGCAATGAAAAATGGGTTGATAACCTACTAGAAGGATCTCTTAGGCTCTTGGATATCTGTTCTACAGCTAAGGATAGCCTATTACTATCAAAGGAAAATATGCATGAACTACAGTCAGTCATCAGAAGAAGGAGAGGAGGTGAAACTGGATTCACAGTTGAGGGTGTAAAGTATTTGGCTTTGAGGAAGAACATGAAGAAGCAAATCCGAAAGGCGTTGATAATTTTGAAAGCAATAAAGAATGAGTTAATgtctttttcttcaaaaaaagaCAATAACTTTTCACCTATGATTGGATTCTTGAAAGAAGCAGAAGCAGTCACCCTTTGCTCACTAGAACATTTGTTGCTATTTATTTCTGATCCAAAAGGACAATCAAAGCACAGAAGATGGTCAGCAATATACAAGTTGATGCAGACTAAAAGGGCAATTTGTGACTCACATGAATCAGACATAAATGAATTTGAGAAGGTGGATGCCGCTTTGCAGTCCCTCATCAGTCACAAGTCTTCATCTACTGAAAATTTTCAAAGTGATTTGGAAAATTTGGAGATGTGCATTCAAGATCTAGAAGTAGGAGTTGAGCACATCTCAAGAAAATTAATCAGAAATAGAGTTTCCCTTCTTAACATCTTCAACCACTAG
- the LOC101512573 gene encoding uncharacterized protein has protein sequence MAVIETNTKISLHLRSNSLPSTSHPLVSQFEDNLQRLQSSEGTSSVSSSSVCNKLNGMQDLHDCVDRLLKLPIEQQALALECNEKYIDDLLERSLQILDICSTAKDCLLLSKESIHELQSVIRRRGNETEFTIEGVKYLALRKNMKKQIRKALVNLKAMKNELVASSSKNKENNSSPIFEFLKEAEAITLCSLEHLLLFIYDPKGHSKNSRWSAISKLMQPKRTVCDSQESDTNEFEKVDATLQSLISHKPSSTENLQSDMENLEMCIQDLEIGVEHISRKLIRNRVSLLNIFNH, from the coding sequence atggcAGTCATTGAAACAAATACAAAGATCTCTCTGCATCTTCGCAGCAACAGTTTGCCCTCCACATCTCACCCTCTTGTATCACAATTTGAGGACAATTTGCAAAGACTGCAGAGTTCTGAAGGGACCTCTTCAGTGTCGTCATCTTCGGTATGCAACAAACTCAATGGCATGCAGGATTTGCATGACTGTGTTGATAGGTTGCTTAAATTGCCAATTGAACAACAAGCCTTGGCATTAGAGtgcaatgaaaaatatattgatgacCTACTAGAGAGGTCTCTTCAAATCTTGGATATTTGTAGTACAGCTAAAGATTGCCTTTTGCTATCAAAGGAAAGCATACATGAACTACAGTCAGTTATCAGAAGGAGAGGCAATGAAACTGAATTCACAATTGAGGGTGTAAAATACTTGGCTTTGAGGAAGAACATGAAGAAACAAATCCGAAAAGCATTGGTAAATTTGAAAGCAATGAAGAATGAGTTAGTGGCTTCTTCatcaaaaaacaaagaaaataactCTTCaccaatttttgaatttttgaaagaagcAGAAGCAATCACCCTTTGCTCACTAGAACATTTGTTACTATTTATCTATGATCCAAAAGGACACTCAAAGAACAGCAGATGGTCAGCAATATCCAAGTTGATGCAGCCTAAGAGAACAGTTTGTGATTCTCAAGAATCAGACACAAATGAATTTGAGAAGGTGGATGCCACTTTGCAATCTCTCATCAGCCACAAGCCCTCATCTACTGAAAATTTACAAAGTGATATGGAAAATTTGGAGATGTGCATTCAGGATCTAGAAATAGGAGTTGAGCACATCTCaagaaaattaattagaaaTAGAGTTTCTCTTCTTAACATCTTCAACCACTAA